Proteins encoded together in one bacterium window:
- a CDS encoding 2Fe-2S iron-sulfur cluster-binding protein: MPTVRLTINGRTVEAAPGASVLEAARANDVHIPSLCFMEGLTPAGACRLCVVEVEGAKTLQASCVTEVREGMVVKTDTPRVRRARRMLLELLLSDHPRDCLRCARNQHCELQSLAEAILPGEDRFEAPPPARPVDDSSAWLVRDAAKCVLCRRCVAVCDDVQEVGAIAVQNRGSRSIVAAAGELPLADVACAACGQCTLVCPVGALAEKDALEAVWDALADPRKRVVAQTAPAIRAALGEEFGFPPGTCVTGKMAAALRA, encoded by the coding sequence ATGCCGACGGTGCGCCTGACGATCAACGGCCGGACGGTCGAGGCCGCTCCCGGCGCCTCGGTCCTCGAGGCGGCGCGGGCCAACGACGTCCACATCCCGAGCCTCTGCTTCATGGAGGGGCTGACGCCGGCGGGCGCCTGCCGCCTCTGCGTCGTCGAGGTCGAGGGGGCGAAGACGCTCCAGGCCTCGTGCGTGACGGAGGTCCGCGAGGGGATGGTCGTCAAGACCGACACGCCGCGCGTGCGGCGCGCCCGGCGGATGCTGCTCGAGCTGCTCCTCTCCGACCATCCGCGCGACTGCCTGCGCTGCGCCCGCAACCAACACTGCGAGCTGCAGAGCCTCGCCGAGGCGATCCTGCCCGGCGAGGACCGCTTCGAGGCGCCGCCGCCCGCGCGTCCGGTGGACGACAGCTCGGCGTGGCTCGTGCGCGACGCGGCGAAGTGCGTCCTCTGCCGCCGCTGCGTCGCCGTCTGCGACGACGTGCAGGAGGTCGGGGCGATCGCCGTGCAGAACCGCGGCTCGCGCTCGATCGTCGCCGCGGCGGGGGAGCTGCCGCTGGCCGACGTCGCCTGCGCCGCCTGCGGGCAGTGCACCTTGGTCTGCCCGGTCGGCGCGCTCGCCGAGAAGGACGCGCTCGAGGCGGTGTGGGACGCGCTCGCCGATCCGCGCAAGCGGGTCGTCGCGCAGACCGCGCCGGCGATCCGCGCCGCGCTCGGCGAGGAGTTCGGCTTCCCGCCGGGCACGTGCGTCACGGGCAAGATGGCCGCGGCGCTCCGCGC
- a CDS encoding FAD-dependent oxidoreductase — protein MADGRIATVEDLERRKRARLDAVAAAPRRLLLCAGAGCVSAKCFAVRDAVAAALRAAGLAGTIPLDETGCLGACAKGPTLVVEPDGVLYVALKPEDAAKIVRGHLIGGEIQRAFCWKDDRTGEPVPLLKDIPFFNRQTRVVTARCGSIPHSSLDAYIGEDGYFALHKALSAMTPEGVVAEIKRSGLRGRGGAGFPTGLKWEAGRTQPGDEKVVVCNADEGDPGAFMDRSVLEGDPHAVLEGMMIAGRAIGAARGYVYVRAEYPLAVERLSAAIAVAREAALLGADILGLGFSFDVEIRIGAGAFVCGEETALMASIEGRRGEPRQRPPFPFQRGVFGRPTIINNVETLAAVPTIIRRGGDWFASIGAPKSKGTKVFALAGDVRHTGLVEVAMGTTLGELLFDIGGGMKSGKPFKAAQTGGPSGGCLTRAHLDAPLEFDSLAALGTIMGSGGLIAMDEDTCMVDVARFFLDFVQDESCGKCTPCRIGTRRMLEILERITRGEGRPADLELLREVGEVVKDTAICGLGQTAPNPVLSTVRHFADEYREHIEDRFCRAGVCAELFLSPCQNACPAGVNVPGYVALIAAGRPRDAYDLVRQENPFPGICGRVCTHPCEAKCRRGQLDEPLAICDLKRYAADVAEREERPRMELVFPKKDKSVGVVGAGPSGLTCAYYLARLGYDVTVYEAHSVAGGMLAVGIPQYRLPREVLDREIRAIEAVGVKIELGVEVGRQLSFEDLRRRHDAIYIGAGTQYPNKMDIPGEALGGVYHGLDFLRDVALRRDVRVGREVVVIGGGSTAFDAARTALRLGAEKVTVLYRRQVEDMPADPREIAEAREEGIEIAPLAAPLEFVGEDGRVTAVRARRMAVRGFDDRGRRRPVAADEEFLVPADMVIPAVSQHFDLPFVEKDEVKVSRFGTLEVDPRTRMTSLKGVFAGGDAVRGPDVVIQAIADGKEAARRIDAFLGGTGKLNKGEPIEIPKPSPDQLEVVEHERFAMRFRPSEERTKDFEEVALGFHRLNAIAEAMRCLRCDLR, from the coding sequence ATGGCCGATGGCCGGATCGCGACGGTCGAGGACCTCGAACGGAGAAAGCGCGCCCGCCTGGACGCGGTCGCCGCCGCGCCGCGGCGTCTCCTGCTCTGCGCCGGCGCCGGGTGCGTGTCGGCGAAGTGCTTCGCGGTGCGGGACGCCGTCGCCGCGGCGCTGCGCGCGGCGGGGCTGGCGGGGACGATCCCGCTCGACGAGACCGGCTGCCTCGGCGCCTGCGCCAAGGGGCCGACGCTGGTCGTCGAGCCGGACGGCGTTCTCTACGTCGCGCTCAAGCCGGAGGACGCGGCGAAGATCGTCCGCGGCCACCTCATCGGCGGCGAGATCCAGCGCGCGTTCTGCTGGAAGGACGACCGCACCGGCGAGCCGGTCCCGCTGCTCAAGGACATCCCGTTCTTCAACCGCCAGACGCGCGTCGTCACCGCGCGCTGCGGCTCGATCCCGCACTCCTCGCTCGACGCCTACATCGGCGAGGACGGCTACTTCGCGCTGCACAAGGCGCTCTCCGCGATGACGCCGGAGGGCGTCGTCGCCGAGATCAAGCGCTCCGGCCTGCGCGGCCGCGGCGGCGCGGGCTTCCCCACCGGCCTGAAGTGGGAGGCGGGTCGGACGCAGCCGGGCGACGAGAAGGTCGTCGTCTGCAACGCGGACGAAGGGGATCCCGGCGCGTTCATGGACCGCTCGGTGCTCGAGGGGGATCCGCACGCCGTGCTCGAGGGGATGATGATCGCGGGGCGGGCGATCGGCGCCGCGCGCGGCTACGTCTACGTGCGCGCCGAGTACCCGCTCGCCGTCGAGCGTCTCTCGGCCGCGATCGCCGTCGCCCGCGAGGCCGCCCTCCTCGGCGCGGACATCCTCGGCCTCGGCTTCTCCTTCGACGTCGAGATCCGGATCGGCGCCGGCGCCTTCGTCTGCGGCGAGGAGACGGCGCTGATGGCCTCGATCGAGGGGCGGCGCGGCGAGCCGCGGCAGCGGCCGCCGTTCCCGTTCCAGCGCGGCGTCTTCGGCCGGCCGACGATCATCAACAACGTCGAGACGCTCGCCGCCGTGCCGACGATCATCCGCCGCGGCGGGGACTGGTTCGCCTCGATCGGCGCGCCGAAGAGCAAGGGGACGAAGGTCTTCGCGCTCGCCGGCGACGTCCGCCACACCGGCCTCGTCGAGGTCGCGATGGGGACGACGCTCGGCGAACTGCTCTTCGACATCGGCGGCGGGATGAAGAGCGGCAAGCCGTTCAAGGCGGCGCAGACCGGCGGCCCCTCCGGCGGCTGCCTGACGCGCGCCCACCTCGACGCGCCGCTGGAGTTCGACTCGCTCGCCGCGCTCGGCACGATCATGGGTTCCGGCGGGCTGATCGCGATGGACGAAGACACCTGCATGGTGGACGTCGCCCGCTTCTTCCTCGACTTCGTGCAGGACGAGTCGTGCGGCAAGTGCACCCCCTGCCGGATCGGCACGCGGCGGATGCTGGAGATCCTCGAGCGGATCACGCGCGGCGAGGGACGTCCCGCGGACCTCGAGCTGCTGCGCGAGGTCGGCGAGGTCGTCAAGGACACCGCGATCTGCGGCCTCGGCCAGACCGCCCCGAACCCGGTGCTGAGCACCGTGCGCCACTTCGCTGACGAGTACCGCGAGCACATCGAGGACCGCTTCTGCCGCGCCGGCGTCTGCGCCGAGCTGTTCCTCTCCCCCTGCCAGAACGCCTGCCCCGCCGGGGTCAACGTTCCCGGCTACGTGGCGCTGATCGCCGCCGGCCGGCCGCGCGACGCCTACGACCTCGTGCGCCAGGAGAACCCGTTTCCCGGCATCTGCGGGCGGGTCTGCACGCATCCCTGCGAGGCCAAGTGCCGGCGCGGGCAACTCGACGAGCCGCTCGCGATCTGCGACCTCAAGCGGTACGCGGCCGACGTCGCGGAGCGTGAGGAGCGCCCGCGGATGGAGCTCGTCTTCCCGAAGAAGGACAAGTCGGTCGGCGTCGTCGGCGCTGGGCCGTCGGGGCTGACCTGCGCCTACTACCTCGCCCGTCTCGGCTACGACGTGACGGTCTACGAGGCGCACTCCGTCGCCGGCGGGATGCTCGCGGTGGGGATCCCGCAGTACCGCCTGCCGCGCGAGGTGCTCGACCGCGAGATCCGCGCGATCGAGGCGGTCGGCGTGAAGATCGAACTCGGCGTCGAGGTCGGCCGGCAGCTCTCGTTCGAGGACCTGCGCCGCCGCCACGACGCGATCTACATCGGCGCCGGGACGCAGTACCCGAACAAGATGGACATCCCGGGCGAGGCGCTCGGCGGCGTCTACCACGGGCTCGACTTTTTGCGCGACGTCGCGCTGCGCCGCGACGTGAGGGTCGGCCGCGAGGTGGTGGTGATCGGCGGCGGCAGCACCGCGTTCGACGCCGCGCGCACCGCCCTGCGGCTCGGCGCGGAGAAGGTCACGGTCCTCTACCGCCGGCAGGTCGAGGACATGCCGGCCGATCCGCGCGAGATCGCCGAGGCGCGCGAGGAGGGGATCGAGATCGCGCCGCTCGCCGCGCCGCTGGAGTTCGTCGGCGAGGACGGGCGGGTGACCGCGGTGCGGGCGCGGCGGATGGCGGTGCGCGGCTTCGACGACCGCGGGCGCCGCCGGCCGGTCGCGGCGGACGAGGAGTTCCTCGTGCCGGCGGACATGGTCATCCCGGCGGTGAGCCAGCACTTCGACCTGCCGTTCGTCGAGAAGGACGAAGTGAAGGTCTCGCGCTTCGGCACGCTCGAGGTCGATCCGCGGACCCGCATGACCTCGCTCAAGGGGGTCTTCGCCGGCGGCGACGCCGTGCGCGGGCCGGACGTCGTGATCCAGGCGATCGCCGACGGCAAGGAGGCGGCGCGGCGGATCGACGCCTTCCTCGGCGGGACGGGGAAGCTCAACAAGGGCGAGCCGATCGAGATCCCCAAGCCGTCGCCGGACCAGCTCGAGGTCGTCGAGCACGAGCGGTTCGCCATGCGCTTCCGCCCGAGCGAGGAACGGACGAAGGACTTCGAGGAGGTCGCGCTCGGCTTCCACCGGCTGAACGCGATCGCCGAGGCGATGCGCTGCCTGCGCTGCGACCTGCGGTGA